The nucleotide sequence TATCGTCGGAAGCAAGGCGCGTGCGCGTGACGTCGAGCATCGCCTGCAGGAGGAGTGCCGCTTCGTCGCCGTCGTGCACGATGAGCGCTCCCTGCTCGTCCATGTGCACACCGATCATCCGGGCGTCGTCGTCGAGCAGGCGATCGGCTGGGGCAAGCTGCGGTCGTTCCGCGTGACGGATATGGCGGAGGCGCATGCTCTGACGGCAGACTATGAGTCGCTGCTTCCCGTCGCGCTCCTCGCCGTCGCGTCGGATGCGGCACGCGGCCTGCGCCTGACGGAACTCGGCGCGAACGTCATCGTGCCGGGCAGGCGCGAGGAATGCCCGTCGGTAGCGGAACTTCTGCACGCGGCGCACAGCGACCTCGCGCGAACGTATGTGATCGTCTCAGGCGATTCCTCGATGGAGCTTGTGCTGCGCCAGGCGAAGCGCATCCTCGGCGAGCGCGTCGAGCTTGTGCTCGCAAAGGATGAGGCAGAGCAGGACAAGGCGGTCGCCCTCTACGACAAGAAGCGCACCGCCAAGGAGAATGCCAAGGCGATGCGCAAATTGCTGGAATGAGAGCCGTATGATTTAGGTAGTGAGAATGTGCCGGGATGCAGCTTGGCTGAGGTGAGCGAGCTATTTGATAGAGGCGAAGAGCTTCATCAGTGCGTAGGTCATGCCGCCCGCGATCAGAGGCCCGACGGCGACGCCCTTGAAGAAGCACACGCCGATGATCGTGCCGATGATGAGTGCGGCGACGATGTGCGGATCGTTCTTCAGCAGCTCGACGCCGCCGCCGCCCGCCATGGCGGCGAGAACGCCGCAGACGATGGCGGCGACGCCCAAGGGACTCTTGAAGGCGTCGAGCATGTTGGCGATGGTCACGTCGCCCGTTGCAATCGGCACGAGGATGGCAGCCAAAAGAAGCACGATGCCCCAGTTCAGCCCATTGACGGAAAGGATGTCGAGCATTGCCGTCAGCCCGAGAAGCTTCAGAACGAGCACGATGATGACGGCATAGGCGACCGTCGTATTGTGACCGATGATGCCGAGGGCGAGGATCAGGAGCAGCATGAGGTATTCGGAATACATGAAGAGCACCTTCTTTGTGTAGATGGAGAGAACATTGCCGCTGAGCCGGCGGATTTTCTATTGTATATATAGTATAGCGGAAAAACTAAGATAAGGAAAGGTGATAAAGCGTGTCAACGACTTACAGCGTAGCGATTCAGTACAAGAAGGAGCTCGGCTACATCGAATACGATGCGGAAAAGAAGGCGGCGACCGTCGTCTTGGATGATGAGGACGGCCGTTGCGCCGTGGAAAAATATCTGGCCGAGAAGCATGAGATCGGCGTGCCGCACGAGAATCTGCGCGACTTCAGCAAGGAAATGATCGACCCGACGGCCGATGTCGAGAGCTTCAAGACGGCTCTGACACGTCTTTGGGAAGCGACGGACGTCCACGTCGATTGGAGCCGTCCCGTCGACTATGTGAAGGAACATCGCAAGTATTGAAAGGCGGATTTTTTGCCGAGGGCGCGTTTGCGCCCTCTTTTTATTCTGTTGTTGCTTGTTGGCGATCATTGTATCATAATCGAAGAGCATGATCGGCAAGGCTTCTGAAATCCTGCGCGGAGGGAAGGGGGGGTCGGTTTCCCCGATCAGAACACCTACTTCAGCGCATCTGATCTTCTGATGCAGGGAGTGAAAGATGGGGGCTGTCGTACATGATGTATGTGCGGCAGCCCCTATTTATCACAACGGACGAGAAAAGTAACAAAAACATATCCGTGTGCAGAAAATGCTTGAAAAACCGTTAAAAACCTCTGCCAAATACACTATGGATAAGCGTTTGCTTCTGTGTTATAATGTTACACGATGCGAGAGGGCTCGGGTCATCCCGAGCTTCTTTATGTTGCTTTTATAGAGTGTTTGTTTCTAGGAGGGGATTCTTTCATGAAGATGAAGAAAATGCTGCTCGGCGCTGTCGGACTTCTGGCTGCGGCTTCTTTCGCCGTTGCGGGCTGCGGCGGCTCGGGGGATTCGGGCTCGGCGTCGAAGACGCTGCGCGTCGGCACGAATGCGGACTTCGCGCCTTTCGAGTTCCAAGGTGAGAACGGCAAGGAGTACGAGGGGTTCGACATGGATCTCGCGCGTGCCGTGGCAGAAGAGATGGGCATGACGGCGGACATCCAGAACATCAATTTCGACGGCTTGATTCCGGCACTCGTGTCGAAGAACATCGACATCGCGATTTCGGGCATGACGATCAACGACGAGCGCAAGAAGAACGTGCTCTTCTCGGAGCCTTATTATCAGTCCGGTCTGACGATCGTCGTCAAGAAGGACAACACAGACATCAACGGCTTCAAGGATCTCGCGGGCAAGACGGTCGCCGTGCAGATCGGCACGACGAGTGCGAAGGAAGTCAAGAAGAATCCGGACATTCAGGTCAAGGAGCTGAACAGCTCGGCGGATACCTTCCTTGAGCTGAAGGCGGGCGGCGTGCAGGCTGTCGTCAACGATCGCCCGGTCAACGACTATTACATCGCCAAGAGCGGCGAGAAGGACGTGCGCGTCGTCAACGAGCTTCTGACCTCCGAGGACTACGGCATCGCCATGGCGAAGGACAATCAGGAACTGCAGAAGAAGGTCGACGAAGCCTTGAAGAAGCTCAAGGAAAATGGCAAGTACGACGAGATTTACAAGAAGTGGTTCGGGCAGAAAGCCGAGTGAGGGCAGTCGTGAGGTGCAGGCATGAATTTTGATTTCGATCTGGCGGTGAATTCCTTCCCCGTCCTGCTCGTCGGTGCGCTTGTGACGATAAAGATCACGGCGATTTCCGTCGCACTCGGCGTTGTCATCGGCCTCGTCGTCGGCGTGGCGCGCATCTCGCAGGTCAAGCCGCTGCGCCTTCTGGCAATGGCGTATATCGACTTTCTGCGCGGCACGCCGCTCTTGGTGCAGATCTTCTTGATCTACTTCGCGCTTCCCGTCATCTCGGGGCAGCGCGTCGATCCGTTCTTCGCGGCAATCACGGCGTGCAGCATCAACAGCGGCGCCTATGTCGCCGAGATCTTCCGCTCGGGCATCCAGTCGATCGACAAGGGGCAGATGGAAGCGGGGCGTTCCCTGGGCATGACGTGGCTGCAGACGATGTGGCACATCATTTTGCCGCAGGCGGTCAAGCGCGTCATACCGCAGATCGGCAACGAGTTCATCGCACTTTTGAAGGATTCGTCACTCGTCTCGGTCATCGGCTTTGAAGAACTGACGCGAAGCGGCCAGCTCATCATTGCCCGCACCTATGGCTCGCTGGAAATCTGGCCTTGCGTCGCCATCATTTATCTCGTGATGACGCTTTCCATTTCGCAGCTCGTTGCCTATCTCGAACGGAGGTTCAGAACCGATGATAAGCATTAAGGGGCTTTACAAGGCATTCGGCGATAACCTCGTCCTCAAGGGCATCGATCTCGAAGTCGCGGACAAGGAAGTCGTCGTCATCATAGGGCCGTCCGGCTCGGGAAAGTCGACGCTCCTGCGCTCGATCAACTACCTCGATGTGCCGTCCAAGGGAAAGATCTCCATCGACGGCAAGGAGCTTTCCGCAGCCGACATCAACCGCGTGCGTGCCGAGGTTGGCATGGTGTTCCAGCGCTTCAATCTCTTCCCGCACATGACGGTTCTGGACAACATCACGCTTGCGCCGCGCAAGGTCAGAAAGACCGCACGCGAAGAGGCGGAAAAGGATGCACGCATGCTCCTGGAGAAAGTCGGTCTGGCGGACAAGGCGGAGGCCTACCCCGAGCAGCTTTCGGGCGGTCAGCAGCAGCGCGTCGCCATCGCGCGTGCGCTCGCGATGAAGCCGCGCCTCATGCTCTTCGATGAGCCGACGAGCGCTCTCGATCCCGAAATGGTCAAGGAGGTCTTGGACGTCATGCGCTCCCTGGCCGCCGAGGGCATGACGATGGTCATCGTCACGCACGAGATGGGCTTTGCGCGTGAAGTCGGCGACCGCCTGCTCTTCGTTGACGACGGGCGGATCATCGAGCAGGGCGTACCGAAAGAAGTGTTCGAGCATCCGAAAGAAGAGCGGACGAAGAACTTCCTGTCGAAGGTGCTCTGAGGCGTCGTGCGTCGTGAAGAAGTGAGAGAAGCGATGCAGCGACAGTATCCTGCGAAAAAAACTTCTTGCAGAAGTGGTTGAAATTGCCCGCCTTTTGTGATAAAATAGGCGAGCATACGGGCGGTCCTCTGGGGGAGAAAAGGCTCTCTTACGAACGTCTGAGATTAAGGAGGAAAACAAATGAACATCATTCAGGCTTTGGAGCAGGAACAGCTGCGCTCCGACATCCCCGAGTTCGCTCCCGGCGATACGGTGCGCGTGCACGTCAAGGTCGTCGAGGGAACGCGTGAGCGCATCCAGGCGTTCGAGGGCGTCGTCATCGCGCGCTCGGGTACGGGCGTTCGCGAGACGTTCACCGTGCGCCGCATTTCTTACGGCGTCGGCGTCGAGCGTACTTTCCCGGTGCATTCGCCGCGCCTTGACAAGATTCAGCTCGTGCGCCGCGGCATCGTGCGCCGTGCGAAGCTCTATTACCTGCGCAACCTTACGGGCAAGGCAGCTCGCATCCGCGAGAGGCGCTGAAGCACATCATGGGGACTGCCTTGGGGAATGCCGGCTGGGCATTTTCCCTTCGCAGTCCCTATTTCCTTTTCAGGAGGTATTTTATGAGTTCGTTGGGAGAAGAAGTCAAGGATTGGCTCGTGGCGATCGTCGTCGCCGTCGTGCTCGCCTTCGTCATCCGTCAGTTCATCGTGGAGCTTTACGTCGTGGACGGCCCGTCCATGCGGCCGACCCTGCAGTCGCGCGAGCGCCTCGTCGTCAACAAGTTCATCTACCGCATGCGGGAGCCGGAGCGCGGCGAGATCATCGTCTTCCGCTATCCGCGCGATCCGAGCCGCGACTTCATCAAGCGCGTGATCGCCGTGCCCGGCGACACGATCGAGATTAAGGATGGCAAGGTATTCTTGAATCAGCAGCTGTTGAACGAGGACTACATCCTCGAAAAAACACTGACGAACTACCCGCTGTCGACGGTGCCCGCCGGACACATCTTCGTCATGGGCGACAACCGCAACAATTCCGAGGACAGTCGCTTCGCCGATGTCGGCTTCGTCCCCTATGATCTCATCAAGGGCAAGGCGATGGTCGTGTTCTGGCCGGTCGCCGAGGCGAAGTCCCTGCCTTGAGGCTTGCTCTTGCATAAGGAGGCAGACATGGATTTTCAGACGGAAGGAAACAGCATCGTATACAAGAGCGCGGACGGCGTCGTGCTCGCCCGCGCGGATTTTTCGGAAGCAGCGCCGGGAGTCTACGATATTTTCCATACGGAAGTTGACGCCTCGCTGCAGGGTCAGGGCGTCGCGGGCAAGCTCATCGCGAGAGCCGTCGCGGAGATTGAGCGGCGCGGCGGAAAGCTGGTGAAGGATGCTTCGTGCTCGTATGCGGCAGCCTGGCTGAAGCGACATGCGGAGAAAGGTGTATCGCAATAATCGGGCGGATGCTCTGGCAGAACGACTGCCGAGAGGGAAATCAATAAGAGTCGTTCTTAATGCGGCTTCTATTGATTTTACCATGAAGCCCCAAGAGGTCAAGCCGAAGGTGCAGACCGATTGGCTAGGCTTCTGTAAGGGCGGCGCACAATGTCCACGAAGTGGACGTTTGTGCGTGTAGTTTCCTCTTTTTTTATCATACACTTTCCCAAAAGGAGCGAACATTTTGTCGGGGGCGGGGTTGAGATGGAACGAAAGAATTTTGCAGAGCGGCGATTCCTGCCCTTGGTTTCGGCGCTGCTTTTCTTTTGCCTTGCATTCTTGCCGCTGTCGGCCTCGGCGCAGGAAGAGCCGGAAATCGACCTGCTTGCCGCGCTCGTTTCTTCCGCCTCATATTCCGACGACGGCGGACTTCTCGTGCGCAGCTGGCTCAAGGAGACGGCCTGGGATTTCCAGAGCCGCAGCACATCGACGCGAGCCGCAGAGGGGCGTGTCCATCTGGCGCGAAAGACGCTTGCAGACGGCAGGCGCATCGCCGTGCTTTCCTTCCCCGGCACGGAGAACAAGAAGGATATCGAGGTCGATCTGCGCCTTTCTGCCGTTCCCTTTGGCGGCACCAGTCCATCGGAGTTCACTGCCGTTGCAGCCGGAAGCGACGCCCGAGATCTGCCGCACGTCCACAAGGGATTCAACGATTTCGTCATGGCGGCGCTCTTTACGGAGGAGATGCCGGAGTTCGGCAATCGGACGGCGGGAGAAGCGCTGGCAGATGAGCTCAAGGAGCATCCGGAAGAAGTGCTCTATCTGACGGGGCACAGTCTCGGCGGTGCGGCCTCCCTCGTGACGGCGGCGCGTCTCGCTGATCTCGGCGTGCCGCCCGAGCAGCTCAGGGTCATCACATTCGGTGCGCCTGCCGTCGGCGACGAGAAGTTTGCACGGCTCTACGAAACGAAGCTTCATTTCACGCGCATCGTCATGAAGGCCGATCCCGTTGTCGCCATCCTGCAGTCTTTGGGAAAGGGCTTCGTGCAATTCGGCGAGAAGATCGTCTGGAAGCCGCGGACGCGCGAGGATCGCTTCCATCATGAGATGGCACTCTACTTCGACGAGGCGCTGCGCTGCTACTATGATGCGGTGCAGACGGATTCACCGCACGAGCTGTTTTGCGGTACGCCGCAGGAGCTTGCGGGCGGCCTTTACGTCGCGGCGTCGTCCTTCGACCTGCCCGAGGCGCTCGCACAGGATGCGCCGTACATCGAGCGTGCCGTGCACGATGCACTCGACGTCCGCTATGCGCCGACGGTCTTTTCCACGCAAGGCGGAACACAGGAATCGCTTTTCGCTGCCGCCCGCGCTGCCGGCTGCAAGTACGTCCTCGTCGAGCATTTTTCGGGCAATTTGCTGCGAGAAAGGCATGGCAGTTTCCGCCTGACACTTGAAGAGGAGCTTTACACGAGCGACGGACGGCTGCTGTCTATGGAATCGCGCAGCACGAACACGGGCGATCTGCCTGCGATCGAGGCGTTCCTCTATCTCATGTACAAGGGAAGCGAGACGCGCGATGCGGCATTGGGACTGTAAATGCGCGTGCAAACGGCCGCTTTTTGAACCCTGTGCGCTTCCCTCGCCTTCGGGCGGGGGCTTTTTCTTGCGCGCAGGGGCTTGTTATTGTATGATGGTAACGAATGAGAAAGGAGCGATGCTTTTTGCAGTGGGCGGAAGTGAGCGTGGATACGTCGCACGAGGCGACGGATCTTGTGTCGGAAATCTTGCAGGAATTGGGCGCTGCGGGCGTGGTCATCGAAGATCCGGCGCTCTTGAACGAATACATTCGTTCGGGACTCTGGGACTATACGGATCTCAAGGAGAGCGAGGAGACGGAGGTCGTGCGCGTCAAGGCGTACTGGGCGCTCGACGAAGAGCTTGAGGGAAAGCTGCAGAATCTCAGCGAGCGATTGGCGTCTCTCGCGCAGCACGGCATCGACAAGGGCGCGGGCGCGGTGTCGTGGAAGGCGGTCGCCGACGAGGATTGGGCCGAGACGTGGAAGGAGTTCTTCCACACGGAAAAGATCGGCGCACGCACCGTCATCAAGCCGACATGGGAAGAATACGAAGCCGAGGCGGGGGAAATCGTCGCAGAGCTTGATCCGGGCGCGGCATTCGGCACGGGGCAGCACGCGACGACATCCCTGTGTATCCGTGCGCTCGAAGACCTCGTTCGGCCGGGCATGACGGTGTTCGATGTCGGCACAGGCTCGGGCGTGCTCGCCATCGTCGCGGCGAAGCTCGGCGCAAAGAGGGTCGAAGCCGTGGACTTCGATCCTGTCGCCGTGCGCGTCGCCCGCGAGAACGTGCGCCAGAACGGTGCAGAGGACGTCGTGCGCACGGAGCGAAGCGATCTTCTAAAGAGCGTTGCGGGCGAGGCGGATCTCATCATTGCGAACATCATCGCCGACATCATCGTGCGCCTTTTCGGCGAGGTGAAGGGATCTCTGGCGGCGGGCGGCACGATGCTCTTGTCGGGCATCATCGAGGATCGTCTGGCGGATGTCGTGGAAGCCGCAGTCCGGCATGGTTTTTCCGTTGCGAAGATCGAGCAGGAAAAGGGTTGGGCGGCCGTCATCGTCAAAGGGGGAGGAGCGCGATGAGGCGCGTCTTCTTAGAAGGCGAGATCGCGGACACGATGGAAGTGCGGGGCGCGGACGCGCACCATCTGCAGCGCGTCATGCGCGCCAAGCTCGGCGAGAAGCTCCTCGTTGCCGATGGTGCGGGCGGCTCGGCTGAGGCCGAGGTCGCGGGCTTTGCAGATGGCAGAGTGCAGCTTCGATTCGTCCGGCGACTGTCGGAAGCGGCGGAATCGCAGGCGGAAATCGAGCTTTTCCAGTGCCTGCCCAAGGGCGACCGCATGGACTTCATCGTGCAGAAGACGACGGAACTCGGCGTCGCGTGCATCCGTCCCGTGCTCAGTCAGAACGTCGTCGTGCGCTACGACGAAAAGAAGGCGCGTGCACGCGTGGAGCGCTGGCAGAAGATCGCAGCGGAGGCGGCGAAGCAGTGCGGGCGCACGCGCATCCCCGAGGTGATGCCGATCGTGCCCCTTCGCGCGGCGATGGAAGGGCAGGGGGCAGCGGAATATGCCCTGCGCCTTTTTTTCTACGAGATGGAAGAGCGGCGGGAGCTGCGCACGGTTCTTTCGGATTCAGAAGCGCGGCGCATCTTCATGCTCGTCGGGCCGGAGGGCGGCTTTGATGAGGCGGAGGCGCAGCTTGCAGTCGCGCACGGCTTTTCTGCCGTGACGCTTGGTCGGCGCATCCTGCGCGTCGATACGGCGGCGATCGTCGCGCTCGCGCTCGTGCAGTATGAAAAAGGAGATTTAGGTTTTGCCAAAAGCAGCATTGACGACCTTGGGCTGCAAGGTCAATCAGTTTGAAACGGAGACGATGGAGGGGCTTTTCCGGCAGCGCGGCTACGCTATCGTCCCCTTCGACGAGGCGGCGGACGTCTACGTCATCAATACATGCTCGGTCACGAGTCTCGGCGAGAAGAAGTCGCGCCAGCTCATCCGCCGTGCGCGCCGCCTGAACGAGCGAGCCGTCATCGCCGTGACGGGCTGCTACGCGCAGGTCGCACCCGAGGAGATCCGCTCGATCGAGGGCGTGCGCGTCGTGCTTGGCACGAAGGAGCGTGCGGCGATCGTCGATCACGTGGAGCGAGCGGCGCGTGAGGCGGGCGTCTTCGACGGCACGGGCGACATCATGCACGCCTCCGAGTTCGAGGACATCCCGCTTTTCGGTGCGCCCGCGAGAACGCGTGCTTTTCTGAAAATTGAGGAGGGCTGCGAGAATTTCTGCTCGTTTTGCATCATTC is from Selenomonas sputigena ATCC 35185 and encodes:
- a CDS encoding DUF441 domain-containing protein; this translates as MYSEYLMLLLILALGIIGHNTTVAYAVIIVLVLKLLGLTAMLDILSVNGLNWGIVLLLAAILVPIATGDVTIANMLDAFKSPLGVAAIVCGVLAAMAGGGGVELLKNDPHIVAALIIGTIIGVCFFKGVAVGPLIAGGMTYALMKLFASIK
- a CDS encoding basic amino acid ABC transporter substrate-binding protein, which codes for MKMKKMLLGAVGLLAAASFAVAGCGGSGDSGSASKTLRVGTNADFAPFEFQGENGKEYEGFDMDLARAVAEEMGMTADIQNINFDGLIPALVSKNIDIAISGMTINDERKKNVLFSEPYYQSGLTIVVKKDNTDINGFKDLAGKTVAVQIGTTSAKEVKKNPDIQVKELNSSADTFLELKAGGVQAVVNDRPVNDYYIAKSGEKDVRVVNELLTSEDYGIAMAKDNQELQKKVDEALKKLKENGKYDEIYKKWFGQKAE
- a CDS encoding amino acid ABC transporter permease — its product is MNFDFDLAVNSFPVLLVGALVTIKITAISVALGVVIGLVVGVARISQVKPLRLLAMAYIDFLRGTPLLVQIFLIYFALPVISGQRVDPFFAAITACSINSGAYVAEIFRSGIQSIDKGQMEAGRSLGMTWLQTMWHIILPQAVKRVIPQIGNEFIALLKDSSLVSVIGFEELTRSGQLIIARTYGSLEIWPCVAIIYLVMTLSISQLVAYLERRFRTDDKH
- a CDS encoding amino acid ABC transporter ATP-binding protein; protein product: MISIKGLYKAFGDNLVLKGIDLEVADKEVVVIIGPSGSGKSTLLRSINYLDVPSKGKISIDGKELSAADINRVRAEVGMVFQRFNLFPHMTVLDNITLAPRKVRKTAREEAEKDARMLLEKVGLADKAEAYPEQLSGGQQQRVAIARALAMKPRLMLFDEPTSALDPEMVKEVLDVMRSLAAEGMTMVIVTHEMGFAREVGDRLLFVDDGRIIEQGVPKEVFEHPKEERTKNFLSKVL
- the rplS gene encoding 50S ribosomal protein L19 — encoded protein: MNIIQALEQEQLRSDIPEFAPGDTVRVHVKVVEGTRERIQAFEGVVIARSGTGVRETFTVRRISYGVGVERTFPVHSPRLDKIQLVRRGIVRRAKLYYLRNLTGKAARIRERR
- the lepB gene encoding signal peptidase I gives rise to the protein MSSLGEEVKDWLVAIVVAVVLAFVIRQFIVELYVVDGPSMRPTLQSRERLVVNKFIYRMREPERGEIIVFRYPRDPSRDFIKRVIAVPGDTIEIKDGKVFLNQQLLNEDYILEKTLTNYPLSTVPAGHIFVMGDNRNNSEDSRFADVGFVPYDLIKGKAMVVFWPVAEAKSLP
- a CDS encoding GNAT family N-acetyltransferase — protein: MDFQTEGNSIVYKSADGVVLARADFSEAAPGVYDIFHTEVDASLQGQGVAGKLIARAVAEIERRGGKLVKDASCSYAAAWLKRHAEKGVSQ
- a CDS encoding lipase family protein, whose translation is MERKNFAERRFLPLVSALLFFCLAFLPLSASAQEEPEIDLLAALVSSASYSDDGGLLVRSWLKETAWDFQSRSTSTRAAEGRVHLARKTLADGRRIAVLSFPGTENKKDIEVDLRLSAVPFGGTSPSEFTAVAAGSDARDLPHVHKGFNDFVMAALFTEEMPEFGNRTAGEALADELKEHPEEVLYLTGHSLGGAASLVTAARLADLGVPPEQLRVITFGAPAVGDEKFARLYETKLHFTRIVMKADPVVAILQSLGKGFVQFGEKIVWKPRTREDRFHHEMALYFDEALRCYYDAVQTDSPHELFCGTPQELAGGLYVAASSFDLPEALAQDAPYIERAVHDALDVRYAPTVFSTQGGTQESLFAAARAAGCKYVLVEHFSGNLLRERHGSFRLTLEEELYTSDGRLLSMESRSTNTGDLPAIEAFLYLMYKGSETRDAALGL
- the prmA gene encoding 50S ribosomal protein L11 methyltransferase, with the translated sequence MRKERCFLQWAEVSVDTSHEATDLVSEILQELGAAGVVIEDPALLNEYIRSGLWDYTDLKESEETEVVRVKAYWALDEELEGKLQNLSERLASLAQHGIDKGAGAVSWKAVADEDWAETWKEFFHTEKIGARTVIKPTWEEYEAEAGEIVAELDPGAAFGTGQHATTSLCIRALEDLVRPGMTVFDVGTGSGVLAIVAAKLGAKRVEAVDFDPVAVRVARENVRQNGAEDVVRTERSDLLKSVAGEADLIIANIIADIIVRLFGEVKGSLAAGGTMLLSGIIEDRLADVVEAAVRHGFSVAKIEQEKGWAAVIVKGGGAR
- a CDS encoding 16S rRNA (uracil(1498)-N(3))-methyltransferase, which translates into the protein MRRVFLEGEIADTMEVRGADAHHLQRVMRAKLGEKLLVADGAGGSAEAEVAGFADGRVQLRFVRRLSEAAESQAEIELFQCLPKGDRMDFIVQKTTELGVACIRPVLSQNVVVRYDEKKARARVERWQKIAAEAAKQCGRTRIPEVMPIVPLRAAMEGQGAAEYALRLFFYEMEERRELRTVLSDSEARRIFMLVGPEGGFDEAEAQLAVAHGFSAVTLGRRILRVDTAAIVALALVQYEKGDLGFAKSSIDDLGLQGQSV